ttgaattaaagttgccgtcttgactgggagtcgactcgtcttgacctggagtcgactcgccaacttctggagctgacctggcaattttggagtcggctcatccactgaagtccgtggatccaattttgaattttgtccactcgagtcgactcgactgtcctgggagtcgactcgaatctcagagcccgaacttccgattctctgtcttttggctcatccagtcttggagtcgactcgaacttccttggagtcgactcggctctcagtttccgaaagttggtcttctgccttttgacgtgaagcttgtctcggagtcgactcgagctgtctgtgagtcgactcgaatctcagaggcagtaacatggttttctgtctgtcgatggtcgctcagtctcggagtcgactcgcgtattgcgggagtcgactcgaatctcagagtccgaaaatcgttctctgacttttctgcctgactgcttggagtcgactcttacttttctggagtcgactcggtgaacattggagtcgactcgcgcacttcaagagtcgactcgttgacaggttctgagatgaagctttctgtccttctgtttgttctcagtcggagtcgactcgtactgatctggagtcgactcgagctcgtgccagtgaacttgatacgcttggagtcgactcgtgatactcgggagtcgactcaagtctcagactttggttcagcagacttcttaacttatccaaaatactatgaaccaaatctagatacacttggacaggattttcactgaaacactcaattgaattcattagtaatcacaagatatactcaaatgctttgagctcatcaaaatcaaatggggttttaatcaatcactccacattatTCTTTTATGCCTTTGATGTAGCTACTGATGTTTCAGTTATGGCCATTTATGGCTTCTAACAACTAGTCTTTCTAGCCATTGTGAAGGATTGTTTTTCCGCAAGATCTTTTTGATTTAGCGATGTTCCATGTCTTTCCAATTGTAATGTGTGACAAAGGTAAGCTTTTGTGGTTCTTTCATTTAGTGTGATTTTTAACTGatccatttattttttaagttaAGCTGACAAAACTGCTCGTTATATCTAAAAAGATGCCCTGTGGAGAACCAAATAGGTATCTATTGGAGTTCTAATGAGTTATCAGAGGAAAAAGGACTCTAGTTTGGCTGTTCAAAAGGACTTGGACTGTATGTCAtagccaaatttgatgaaattatgCAAAAATCAGGAAAAAGGCATTTCTCTTATACATTTGCAGTGTGACACCAGATCATTAGAAGAGGACAAGATCTTTTCTCATATATGGGGGATGTTCCTAAATTTAATAGTTCTTGCTGATTCAACTAGAATTTATTTTAGCTGCATATACTAGGTTTTTGTCTATATCAGTTGTAAATTCTGTCACCTTGCTGCATTTAAAAAGTCAAATCTTAGACTAACCTTAATTCTTTCTTTTGAACAATGCATAAATTTTCCTAAATCAATCCCTCATCCCGAGAGGCTTACTATGCCATATTTTGTTCCTTGTTCAGATCTGATACATCTGTTACTGTTTGCACTCTGTGCTGTCTCTTGGAATTTCTCATTCTGTACCTTTACCTGATTAGGACAGaagtttgttccttcttcagaaTTGATATTAGACATTTTTATGTTTTGTTCTTTCTCCCTGCTTGCCCCTCCCTGACTTTCCTCACCATTTCAGCTGTCATATCAACAGGCTCTATCCTTTGCCTCTGCCAATTTTTTGTAATGGATCTTCATATAAAATAGTGTAGCAAACAAATGGTTATAAAAAAATCTGATAAAATTTCTGAAAACCACATGAATTGTAAAAATTAGAAAAGCATGGCCTACAAAGACCATAGAcgaatttataatatattaagtgAAAAAGTTGAGGAAAATGGAAGAACTTATTATATGAACAAACATAACATGAGCTTATTTCCTTGATTCTTTTGCTATATGGATCCTCCTTTGACTTGTAGTCCTACCAAATTGGGTATTGCTGAACAGAATTTGAAGTTGCAATGCAGAGTGTACAAATTCTGAAGTTAGATTCAGTTGTCCTTATAAGAGCAATTGTAGAATAAATCTTGTAATTCTAACCCTGGAATCATGTTCAGCATGGAAGACAATCAAGTCCTACAATTCAAAAAGTATATTTTGGTTGTGTTCATGCTTACTTTACTTTTCTTTGATGATCTATAAAGTTTCAATGTTCTTCAAATGCCATAAAGTTCCGATTTTCTTCGGTCAATGCCATCTCACCATCTCATTAATATAAAGCAAATTACTATTCAACATACAAAAACTCGTGCATGAACATTGTAAAAGTATAATGAGATTGGGACATCTTTTACCCTTCATTGCCTTCAATAGCTTGATAGATTAGATATAAAATATGGATGCATGAAGTCGAACCTCCTGATAATGGTGATTGTTGGAGCATAGTTAATCCAGAGGCATTTTAGTCACAGATGATAAGCCTGAGCCATCCCTTTGGTGCGCCTGCCATTTAAGAATTAGAAGTTTAAATGAATCAACCCGCAATGTGTAGCCAATCATGCAAAGCTGTATAATCTCTCTTCTGCTTTAATAGCAAAACCTTCACCTTGTCTTATCTGAGCTTTCAGGTAGCACTGGTGATGCCGGAGAGCACCTGGCAAAATTGAAATGAATTATGTGTGCCATATCATAGTTCAATGAGTTTTTCTATGAAGACTTTGTTTTCCTCTAAAAATAAGTATAACTGCACACACTAAAATACAAACAAGTGCTAAGAGCTTGCTGATAAATTACTTGCGATGAAGTTTTTGTTTGGAAATATtggaattctgcatttattGCCGCCTTAAAGgataaatattttatcatgtttTCTTTACCAGCTCTCATTTACAATTGTATTAAAATTTTGTAGTATTTCACTGCATAATCTGTGTTGTCATAGCAAAAAAATGCTCGGAAACACTTTTAATATTCATCCACTTTTCTTCCATTAATTATGCACTGATTCCATTCATATTGCAGGTTGATTCCGTGTCCTGTTATTGTCGAGTAGATGCAGGCTTGAAAACTGTTGTaggagctagaaaatttgttcctGGAACGAAGCTATGTCTCCAACCTGATATTAAACCTAATGGGCCCAGGATGAGGAATTCACGCAGGGAACGTTGCAGAAACCAGGCACCACTCTTGCCTGGTCTTCCTGATGATCTTGCTATTGCTTGTCTGATCCGTGTTCCTCGAGCTGAGCACCCAAACCTTCGATTAGTTTGTAAAAGATGGAACCGCCTTTTGTCTGGAAACTACTTTTACTCCCTTAGGAAAAAGCTTGGGATGGTAGAGGAATGGGTTTATGTGATTAAGAGAGACCGTGATGGGAAAATATCTTGGCATGCTTTTGATCCCATCTATCAGCTCTGGAAGCCACTTCCCCCTGTTCCTGCAGAGTATTCTGAAGCACTTGGCTTTGGTTGTGCTGTTCTAAGCGGCTGCTACCTTTACTTATTTGGAGGTAAAGATCAACTGAGGGGCTCTATGAGGCGTGTTGTCTTCTATAATGCCCGAACAAACAAATGGAATCGAGCTCCAGATATGCTACGAAAACGCCATTTTTTTGGTTCGTGTGTCATAAATAATTGCCTCTATGTTGCTGGCGGAGAATGTGAAGGGATCCACAGAAACTTGCGTTCAGCTGAGGTATATGATCCTAACAAGAACAGATGGACCTTCATTGGTGAAATGAACACTGGAATGGTACCACTTATTGGGGTTGTTTTTGATGGAAATTGGTTCCTGAAAGGGCTTGATTCTCACCGTCAGGTTGTAAGTGAAGTATATGTACCCACAACAAATACGTGGTCCCCGGTTAATGATGGAATGGTTACAGGATGGCGAAACCCAAGCATTTCATTCAATGGGAGGCTTTATGCCTCGGATTGCAGGGATGGATGCAAGCTTAGAGTCTATGATGGGGCTACAGATTCGTGGAACAAGTTCATGGATAGCAAACATCATCTAGGCAACTCTCGTGCCTTTGAGGCTGCAGCTTTTGTATCTCTCAATGGTAAGCTCTGCATCATCCACAACAACATGAGCATCACTGTCATCGACGTATCAAATCCAGGAAAGAACATAGAGACTATCAGTGCTCATTTGTGGGAGACTGTTGCTGGGAAAGGCCATTTAAAGACTTTTGTGGCAAATTTATGGTCAAGCATTGCAGGTCGTAGTGGGTTGAAGAGCCACATTGTTCACTGTCAAGTGCTTCAACTCTGAGGCTTACAGCATTCTGATGATGGAAGATAAACCGACAGATGATGTGTGGTTCTTGATGAAGCCCTATCGTGTTATCTGCTGTTTATACCATCATCATGTTTGAGTAGTCAAATTTCAGTCCAAGGAACTATTTATTCGCTGGCCAATATATGTGGATTCCTGCATTTAGGTTGTTTTTCTTTGAGAGCCTGTTTGGGTAATCCAGCATGATTGGGCAGCCCATTTGGGTATGGCCCGTATCAACCCAAACACATCACTAGCTGGAATCTCGTGGGAGGAAACAAAAGATTTTGTaggttctttttttctctctgcaGTGATGGGCTGGGGAGATTTAGTTATGTGGGCTGGGCTGGGTCTGCTATCCTCTAACAGTTGATATACTGTTTCTAATCCCATGGATCCTTTAGAAATATCCAAACAGATCTTTGAAGGTTTAAGATAGCAACCCTTTCTGGTGGATATACGTATGAAGCTTTGCAGAGAAAATAGGAACTTTTTTGCTAAGGCTCTTCTAGCAGTTTGCACTGGACTGTGGACTGCGTtacgcacccccccccccccccccccccctcaagAGAAGGAAAACTGTAAGCTATAACAATTACTTCTGAATGTGATTCATCTCTATTGCTGGTTCAATCATGTTAAGATGTTACACAGGATGGAAAGAAAGCAAAGCGTCGTAAAAAATCATATGCTCTTCTTTAATGTCATTGCTACCAGATCCTAAACTGTACATAAAAAATCATATGCTGTTTGTGGATGATTGACCGTTTTTGCAGGTGATGCATATTTTTATGATCCTCAAGAACTCAACCATTATCCTTGACGTAGGACAGCATGGGATACAGGGAGAATAggatgctgctgctgctgcttcttttttttttttttttttttgctgtgaaaacggcaattcatatagctctagcttgagtacatccagccaaATCTAAAGACAGTAAAAAGTACAAAAAAGTGGGAATGTCAGCTACAGATATCCAAAGAAACTCTCCAGAGTGCCGGATGACGTAGGAGGTGATCCAGTCAGCTACTCTGTTCGTCTTTTGGTACACATGTGCTGTCTGAAAATCATCCATCTCCGGAACAAATCTCCGGATCTCTAGGATGAGCGGGTGACCATCACCGTACTTATTCGCACCCTGGATCTAATCGATCACTGCAGAAGAGTCCCCCTCGAGATGCACCTGCACGGCGTCGAGGATCCTCCTCGCGTAGGATAAGCCCTCTCAAGCAGCCCGCAGTTCTGCCCCAACAACGGTGAGCCCTAGCATGCGATGGCCCCCAACGGCTATCAACTTGCCCAGGGAGTTTCTGATCACAAAATCCACACCTCCAGAACCACCGTCCATCGACCAACTAccgtcaaagttcaccttgagatgaccaaggggtgggggcacccaTAAAACAAGGGCGAACCTGGGCGCTGTAGCAGTGGAGAGAGTACCCCAGATGTTCCTGGCCATCTCAGAAGAGAACAAAGTGGTAGCACCGGTGACCTCCCCTGCCTGTAGCACAGCTcgatccaccaccatcctcgaaGACCACCTCCTCCCTTCAAAGGGTCTAGCATTTCTATCCAACCAGACATAGTAAGCCAAGTGTGTGAATAGAATGCCTGCCTCAACAAAATTGGGGCTCCGCACTGATGCTCTTAGCACATGAAGAAGGTCCTGTGCCGACTCCACCGAAAAAGGAAGTGGAACAGGAGACCTACTCCATATCTCTCTAGCCCTGGGGCACTGTAATAGAACATGATTAATGGTCTCCTCTGTATCTGTACACAAATCACAGCACTAGGAAATCCGCATGCCCCGGCTCGCTAGCAGACTCCTGATTGGTAGATAGCTCCATGCTACCTTCCAGACAAAAAGTGCCACCCGCGGGTGAACCTGCATCCTCCATATCTATCCTCCCTCGATCTGCCAATCTGGTGCCCTACTAATCAAAGTGTGAAGATTCCTGGCTCGTACCTGCGACCGACCCCGTCGGCAGCCATACTAACTTGTCAGGCACCTCCCAAATAGGAACTGGAAGACCCACAATCACCTCTGCCAACTGCTCTCCAAACACCTTCTGGATCAATCCCTCCCTCCACTGGCCCCCATCTGGGTCCATCAGGTTGCTGACCCTATATCCAGCAATCCTTGTCGAGTCTACCATGGTCGGAAGTCGGCTGATCGGCTACTCAGTCATCCAGCTATCCTCTAAAACATCTATGGACCGCCCGTCCCCAATAGCCCATCTGATCTCCAGAAGCACCAACGCTGCTTTAGCATACATCTTCTCCAAATCGGAGAGTGGAGCCAGCCCCCTCACACTCCAGGTAGCAACGCACTGTATTTGGCCCTCATCAACGAGGACCACATACTATTCGGCTCTAGCATAAATCTCGCCGCATGTCGTGCCGCTAGAGCCTCTCGTCTCGTCACCAAAGACAACAGCCCCAAGCCTCCATACCTAATCGGTTGGCACACCGCCTCCCATGCCAGCAAGTGGATACCACCTCTACCCATGCTCCTCCCCCAAACAGAGTTTCTAAAGAGCTGCTCAAGGGTCCTCACAAAAGATACAGGAATGAAGGAATTGGATAATAAATAGATGGGAATCAAAGAAAGAACTGACTGAACCAGGGTAATCCTCCCCATCATAGAGAGAGTATGCATCTGCCATCCCTCCAATCTGTGCCTGATGCTAAGCTCGAGTGAGGAGCAGTCTCCGCCGCGCAGCCGCTGCCACTGATCGGGACCCTCAGGTACCTCAACATGCCCTCCTGCTCACCCACCCCCAGAGTCTCCAAGATAGAATTCTTCATTGCGTGCCTGATCTTCGGGCTGAAACATACAGAAGACTTCACCAAATTGATTTGCTGCCCCGACACTTGATAATAGTGTCAAAGAATCCTACGGAGGACCCCTGCGGCCTGCCTCGAAGCTTGGGCA
This portion of the Phoenix dactylifera cultivar Barhee BC4 chromosome 11, palm_55x_up_171113_PBpolish2nd_filt_p, whole genome shotgun sequence genome encodes:
- the LOC120112494 gene encoding F-box/kelch-repeat protein At1g55270-like isoform X4; the protein is MDRVDSVSCYCRVDAGLKTVVGARKFVPGTKLCLQPDIKPNGPRMRNSRRERCRNQAPLLPGLPDDLAIACLIRVPRAEHPNLRLVCKRWNRLLSGNYFYSLRKKLGMVEEWVYVIKRDRDGKISWHAFDPIYQLWKPLPPVPAEYSEALGFGCAVLSGCYLYLFGGKDQLRGSMRRVVFYNARTNKWNRAPDMLRKRHFFGSCVINNCLYVAGGECEGIHRNLRSAEVYDPNKNRWTFIGEMNTGMVPLIGVVFDGNWFLKGLDSHRQVVSEVYVPTTNTWSPVNDGMVTGWRNPSISFNGRLYASDCRDGCKLRVYDGATDSWNKFMDSKHHLGNSRAFEAAAFVSLNGKLCIIHNNMSITVIDVSNPGKNIETISAHLWETVAGKGHLKTFVANLWSSIAGRSGLKSHIVHCQVLQL
- the LOC120112494 gene encoding F-box/kelch-repeat protein At1g55270-like isoform X2, whose amino-acid sequence is MPVPHQTPKRTLKLNLSHRFRPWYLDGSGRYSFLPESGHLAFLSEVDSVSCYCRVDAGLKTVVGARKFVPGTKLCLQPDIKPNGPRMRNSRRERCRNQAPLLPGLPDDLAIACLIRVPRAEHPNLRLVCKRWNRLLSGNYFYSLRKKLGMVEEWVYVIKRDRDGKISWHAFDPIYQLWKPLPPVPAEYSEALGFGCAVLSGCYLYLFGGKDQLRGSMRRVVFYNARTNKWNRAPDMLRKRHFFGSCVINNCLYVAGGECEGIHRNLRSAEVYDPNKNRWTFIGEMNTGMVPLIGVVFDGNWFLKGLDSHRQVVSEVYVPTTNTWSPVNDGMVTGWRNPSISFNGRLYASDCRDGCKLRVYDGATDSWNKFMDSKHHLGNSRAFEAAAFVSLNGKLCIIHNNMSITVIDVSNPGKNIETISAHLWETVAGKGHLKTFVANLWSSIAGRSGLKSHIVHCQVLQL
- the LOC120112494 gene encoding F-box/kelch-repeat protein At1g55270-like isoform X3, producing the protein MEAAATAEASPSAHRGVRLQAPLVDSVSCYCRVDAGLKTVVGARKFVPGTKLCLQPDIKPNGPRMRNSRRERCRNQAPLLPGLPDDLAIACLIRVPRAEHPNLRLVCKRWNRLLSGNYFYSLRKKLGMVEEWVYVIKRDRDGKISWHAFDPIYQLWKPLPPVPAEYSEALGFGCAVLSGCYLYLFGGKDQLRGSMRRVVFYNARTNKWNRAPDMLRKRHFFGSCVINNCLYVAGGECEGIHRNLRSAEVYDPNKNRWTFIGEMNTGMVPLIGVVFDGNWFLKGLDSHRQVVSEVYVPTTNTWSPVNDGMVTGWRNPSISFNGRLYASDCRDGCKLRVYDGATDSWNKFMDSKHHLGNSRAFEAAAFVSLNGKLCIIHNNMSITVIDVSNPGKNIETISAHLWETVAGKGHLKTFVANLWSSIAGRSGLKSHIVHCQVLQL
- the LOC120112494 gene encoding F-box/kelch-repeat protein At1g55270-like isoform X1 — encoded protein: MPVPHQTPKRTLKLNLSHRFRPWYLDGSGRYSFLPESGHLAFLSEVLKVDSVSCYCRVDAGLKTVVGARKFVPGTKLCLQPDIKPNGPRMRNSRRERCRNQAPLLPGLPDDLAIACLIRVPRAEHPNLRLVCKRWNRLLSGNYFYSLRKKLGMVEEWVYVIKRDRDGKISWHAFDPIYQLWKPLPPVPAEYSEALGFGCAVLSGCYLYLFGGKDQLRGSMRRVVFYNARTNKWNRAPDMLRKRHFFGSCVINNCLYVAGGECEGIHRNLRSAEVYDPNKNRWTFIGEMNTGMVPLIGVVFDGNWFLKGLDSHRQVVSEVYVPTTNTWSPVNDGMVTGWRNPSISFNGRLYASDCRDGCKLRVYDGATDSWNKFMDSKHHLGNSRAFEAAAFVSLNGKLCIIHNNMSITVIDVSNPGKNIETISAHLWETVAGKGHLKTFVANLWSSIAGRSGLKSHIVHCQVLQL